The following are encoded in a window of Pseudomonadota bacterium genomic DNA:
- a CDS encoding TVP38/TMEM64 family protein — protein sequence MKSRNFWSITASGAWGCRNMGSATACFAASSTAWPCAGGRAAVSPANAAGTVNPRRPAIDEFLMKADNTASGVRIPRRTLILIAILCGLLGLTHFSGLGNYLDPRHLPFLREQLVGLPPLAAKTLFVAGGALLILAGVGRNAVSLAGGIIYGAGWGTVYSVLAALLGSLPVFGLVRALGRPFFPGRIGAYLESADRLVTRNGFLAVILIRQLPLACLLVNVLIAVTRVRTAQFIAGSLVGFLPEALVFALYGSSAQEGFCTRAAIASILLLAIAVGAKLLHKKLTADFKARS from the coding sequence ATGAAGTCGAGGAACTTTTGGTCAATCACCGCCTCCGGCGCCTGGGGGTGTCGAAATATGGGATCGGCAACCGCCTGTTTCGCGGCCTCGTCGACTGCCTGGCCATGCGCTGGTGGCAGAGCCGCTGTGTCCCCGGCCAACGCTGCCGGGACGGTCAACCCCAGGCGGCCGGCGATTGACGAATTTCTGATGAAGGCCGACAACACCGCTTCCGGGGTCCGGATTCCACGGCGCACCCTGATTCTGATAGCAATCCTCTGCGGCCTGCTGGGGTTGACCCATTTTTCCGGCCTCGGCAACTATCTCGATCCGCGCCATCTGCCTTTCCTCAGGGAACAGCTGGTCGGGCTGCCGCCGTTGGCCGCAAAAACGCTATTCGTCGCCGGCGGCGCCCTGCTCATCCTGGCCGGGGTCGGCCGCAATGCCGTCAGCCTGGCCGGCGGCATTATCTACGGCGCCGGCTGGGGCACGGTCTATTCGGTACTGGCGGCACTGTTGGGCTCGCTGCCGGTGTTCGGGCTGGTCCGGGCCCTGGGACGGCCGTTTTTCCCGGGCCGGATCGGGGCCTATCTTGAAAGCGCCGATCGCCTGGTCACCCGCAACGGCTTTCTCGCGGTAATTCTCATCCGCCAGCTGCCACTGGCCTGCCTGCTGGTCAATGTTCTGATTGCCGTGACCAGGGTGCGAACGGCTCAGTTCATTGCCGGCTCACTGGTCGGTTTTCTTCCCGAAGCCCTGGTCTTTGCCCTCTACGGCAGCAGCGCTCAGGAAGGTTTCTGCACCCGGGCCGCCATCGCCTCCATCCTGCTGTTGGCGATCGCCGTTGGAGCCAAACTGCTGCATAAAAAATTGACCGCCGATTTCAAGGCGCGCTCTTAA